The Halomicronema hongdechloris C2206 genome includes a window with the following:
- a CDS encoding alpha/beta fold hydrolase — MFVPPDFDVRSVVTPLGTMAAVVPGPEVVQAADDRPLLVFLHGFGGGSSQYEWSLVYPAFTAAYRVIAADLLGWGASDHPARNYTLEDYLQSIRAFLAQVADGRPVTVVASSLTAAMIARLAKTHPEQFQALILVAPAGLSDFGEDYGNSLIAQLVRIPVLDRVLYASAIATEVGISNFLEQRQFANPSRVTPEMVKAYLKSATQPNAEYAALAFVRGNLCFDVAKDVATLTVPTVLLWGEQAQLTPVELGRRLAALNPEAIQALEVISAVGLTPQLEQPGVTIGLLYKWLPRLHAAGSKDTHTTTA; from the coding sequence ATGTTCGTTCCCCCTGACTTTGACGTCCGCTCTGTCGTTACTCCCTTGGGTACCATGGCGGCCGTGGTGCCTGGCCCAGAGGTGGTGCAGGCCGCCGATGATAGGCCATTGCTGGTATTTCTCCACGGCTTTGGTGGTGGCTCATCTCAATATGAGTGGTCACTGGTGTATCCAGCCTTCACCGCAGCGTATCGAGTGATTGCCGCCGATCTGCTGGGCTGGGGCGCCTCGGATCATCCCGCCCGTAATTACACCCTAGAGGACTATTTACAGTCCATTCGGGCATTCCTAGCCCAGGTAGCCGATGGCCGCCCCGTGACGGTAGTGGCTTCGTCGCTGACGGCAGCGATGATCGCACGGCTGGCCAAGACGCATCCTGAGCAGTTTCAAGCCTTGATTTTGGTAGCGCCTGCTGGTCTATCGGACTTTGGAGAAGACTACGGAAATAGCCTGATTGCGCAACTGGTGAGAATTCCGGTGCTCGATCGGGTGCTCTATGCCAGTGCCATTGCCACCGAAGTCGGGATTAGCAATTTCCTAGAACAACGGCAATTTGCCAATCCCAGCCGGGTGACCCCAGAAATGGTCAAGGCTTATCTAAAGTCAGCAACTCAGCCTAATGCTGAGTATGCAGCCTTGGCCTTTGTGCGCGGCAACCTGTGCTTCGACGTGGCTAAGGATGTGGCGACCTTGACGGTGCCGACGGTCTTGCTGTGGGGTGAGCAGGCTCAATTGACGCCAGTGGAGCTAGGCCGTCGCCTAGCCGCGCTCAATCCTGAGGCCATTCAGGCATTGGAGGTGATCTCGGCTGTCGGCCTCACCCCCCAGTTAGAACAGCCAGGGGTGACCATCGGGTTGTTGTATAAGTGGTTGCCTCGATTGCATGCTGCAGGTAGCAAAGATACCCACACAACTACTGCTTAA
- a CDS encoding chorismate transformation enzyme, FkbO/Hyg5 family, whose protein sequence is MSTQLFYESDSRRLDDRNYGLAVQFNQKSTGLSWSNRGLTIDMKIPALGRQIQESVTDIPGRVSLKNGFCLLEGEDHLAGGIVLDATFPLERDVYDAYLSFLDITQNWHLYRIWHYVPFINRETQGIENYRSFCKGRSLAFEHFLGSNFSRKLPAASAVGINDTKLVMYFLAGKTPGMHIENPEQVSAYQYPRCYGPRPPSFARGTCVDVASKRVGYLSGTASIKGHQSVTLEDTADQLYTTLDNMSLIFESMGFVSERHSYGSFFPNGDDYERFFKVYIRHLEDTDYIQSLFSQMIGLREDDRVLYLQSDICRSELNIEIEAIISDRC, encoded by the coding sequence ATGTCAACTCAACTGTTTTATGAATCAGATTCTCGACGATTAGATGATCGTAATTACGGTTTGGCAGTCCAATTTAATCAAAAAAGCACTGGGCTATCCTGGAGCAATAGGGGCCTGACAATAGATATGAAAATCCCTGCGCTTGGCCGTCAAATCCAGGAAAGTGTTACTGATATCCCCGGCAGGGTTTCTCTGAAGAATGGCTTTTGCTTGCTCGAGGGTGAAGACCATTTGGCGGGAGGAATTGTCCTAGATGCCACCTTCCCTTTAGAACGAGATGTTTACGATGCCTATCTAAGCTTTCTAGACATCACCCAAAATTGGCATCTGTACCGTATTTGGCACTATGTGCCTTTTATCAATCGAGAAACCCAAGGTATCGAAAACTATCGATCCTTTTGCAAGGGTCGCTCCCTAGCCTTCGAGCATTTTCTGGGCAGCAATTTTAGCCGCAAATTGCCAGCAGCGTCGGCTGTCGGTATCAACGATACTAAATTAGTAATGTATTTCCTCGCCGGCAAAACGCCAGGGATGCACATTGAAAATCCGGAGCAAGTATCTGCCTACCAATATCCTCGATGCTATGGTCCTAGACCCCCTAGCTTCGCTCGAGGTACCTGTGTTGATGTTGCCAGTAAACGGGTGGGATATTTGTCCGGTACGGCAAGTATTAAGGGCCATCAATCCGTAACCCTAGAAGATACTGCAGATCAGCTGTATACCACCCTGGATAATATGAGCCTAATTTTTGAATCCATGGGATTTGTCAGTGAGCGCCACAGCTATGGGAGTTTTTTCCCCAATGGTGATGATTATGAGCGCTTTTTCAAGGTCTATATCAGGCACTTAGAAGATACCGACTACATCCAGAGCTTATTCTCTCAAATGATTGGACTTAGGGAAGACGATCGGGTGCTGTATTTACAATCTGATATTTGTCGTTCAGAACTGAATATCGAAATCGAAGCCATCATCTCAGACCGCTGTTAG
- a CDS encoding IS630 family transposase, with the protein MNSFQLEHQQKVDNRAILSDFISSNPDSRELKRALAVKMALEGEPYFKITKFLGINKSFITYWKNRFEAQGIEGIKLGYQGSKSYLTPDDRTEIISWLRTRNYWNFDELVSYLDEHYDVIYKSKQSYYTLFSEAGISWKKSQKTNPKSDPALVKKKEKKSKDLSVKTSSKFESGELIVLFLDECHLLWGDVCGYVWGKTDMRIEIPITNERIRQTYYGALNYQTKEFILHPYEKGNGENTVAFMKYLQEQNPGKQIALIWDGASYHKSQEIKDFLATVNHGKEETEWQFKCILFAPNSPEQNPVEDVWLQAKNSLRRFWRLCRSFPAVKYLFEFFIDHQKFDFSKIEEYSPCS; encoded by the coding sequence ATGAATAGTTTTCAATTAGAACACCAACAAAAAGTAGATAATCGTGCTATTCTATCAGACTTTATAAGTAGTAATCCTGATTCAAGAGAGCTTAAGCGAGCATTGGCTGTAAAAATGGCATTGGAGGGTGAGCCATATTTTAAGATTACCAAATTTCTGGGAATAAACAAGTCTTTTATTACATATTGGAAGAACAGATTCGAAGCACAAGGCATTGAAGGTATTAAACTCGGCTACCAAGGATCAAAAAGTTACCTAACCCCAGATGATCGTACAGAAATTATCTCGTGGCTGAGAACCAGAAACTACTGGAACTTTGATGAATTAGTTTCATATTTAGATGAACATTATGATGTGATTTACAAGTCTAAGCAAAGCTACTATACACTTTTTTCGGAAGCAGGTATTAGTTGGAAGAAATCTCAAAAAACCAACCCGAAATCTGATCCAGCTCTAGTCAAAAAAAAAGAGAAGAAATCCAAGGATTTATCCGTCAAAACCAGTTCAAAATTTGAGTCTGGGGAATTGATTGTACTTTTTTTGGATGAGTGTCATCTCCTTTGGGGTGATGTTTGTGGATATGTCTGGGGCAAGACAGATATGCGAATCGAAATCCCTATTACAAACGAGAGAATCAGGCAAACATATTATGGCGCATTAAACTATCAAACAAAAGAATTTATTTTGCATCCTTACGAGAAAGGGAATGGAGAGAATACAGTTGCTTTTATGAAGTACTTGCAGGAACAAAATCCTGGGAAGCAAATCGCATTAATTTGGGATGGCGCTAGTTATCATAAGTCACAAGAGATCAAAGATTTTTTAGCTACAGTCAATCATGGGAAGGAAGAGACAGAATGGCAATTCAAATGTATTCTATTTGCACCCAATTCACCAGAACAAAATCCAGTGGAAGATGTTTGGTTACAAGCCAAAAATTCATTGAGAAGATTTTGGAGGTTGTGTCGTTCTTTCCCCGCTGTAAAGTATCTGTTTGAGTTCTTTATAGATCATCAAAAGTTCGATTTTTCTAAAATAGAAGAATATTCACCTTGTTCATAA
- a CDS encoding class I adenylate-forming enzyme family protein produces MKSETLAKGYCHASDAENRAFRNGYFFTGDLGKKDEAGYLYIQGRKRIFIDTGGYKVDPLEVETVLRQHHKVRDVVVVGKQHPHAGAVIKAVVVPQMDCESAELIDYCHQQMANFKVPKIIEFRDQIPRSPLGKILRKELI; encoded by the coding sequence ATCAAGAGTGAGACCCTGGCCAAGGGATATTGCCATGCCTCTGACGCCGAGAATCGGGCCTTTCGCAACGGATACTTCTTCACCGGAGATCTCGGCAAAAAAGATGAAGCTGGATACCTGTATATTCAAGGACGAAAACGTATCTTTATTGATACCGGTGGCTATAAAGTAGATCCCTTAGAAGTGGAAACAGTCCTGCGTCAACATCATAAAGTTAGAGATGTGGTAGTTGTCGGCAAACAGCATCCCCATGCCGGCGCAGTCATCAAGGCCGTTGTAGTACCTCAAATGGATTGTGAGTCGGCAGAGTTGATCGACTATTGCCACCAGCAGATGGCAAACTTTAAAGTTCCTAAGATAATCGAATTTAGAGATCAGATTCCTCGCAGCCCTCTCGGCAAAATTTTAAGAAAAGAACTCATTTAA
- a CDS encoding nSTAND1 domain-containing NTPase produces the protein MSRDALIVGINSYQALPSLSAPAKDAEAVASCLQIYGEFRVRRLPEVIHAGKPSVGLQTGVTTEELEAALVHLFKPNGKNIPHTAVFYYSGHGLQRHAGVREGYLATSDTNPAQGRYGISLFWLRRLLQESPVRQRVVILDCCHSGEFMSFLEADPGAQDGTDRLFMAASREYEAAYEALDNAHSVFTAALVAGLNPNRTDGGIVSNYHLAERVSQRLKGELQQPLFESSGSEIVLTRASGDTTIVQGKPTSALERLRQLRFAFCPYRGMEPFDDIHGDYFFGREDLTQQLIDKVYQQPFCAVVGASGSGKTSLLRAGLIYQLRQRPERTDWKIQYVSVDHEPLRCLAEAFINPMADGLERAEQLRQAERFLCNGQDGLTQLIRACLAGSRRPDRRMLLIIDDLEQIFQGPDTEDIRHCRDLFIQQLVSASQASEAPLRIVISLRADALGHFNDYPDFRQLVRRHTLAVAPLDYEQMKLAITKPAEKVGLTYDKNLIYSLLLDVVGAPGELPLLQQTLRSLWKARQIDPDDEAPRLTLEAYAELGGIRHVLTHYATTIYEDLPVQEQQAAQRIFLALCELGEGGDDTRRRALTEELINADFSTDLIGRTLEKLVAARLVVVNHAGARQRQHPSPGVHLPQIAWRSQNNAGLTLGHLWADQAMETPLQLDQTLEIVHESLIRHWPLLQGWLQDNRDILRQKRRLDAAAQEWRQAGYTHHPEYLLTRARLQQAEQLLQCDRTWLSTLAQDYVRHSRRSGRYQRVRTALVATMLPLAVVGGLSLSLTPREDGATSWIPGLFSQADTALAAESSAGSLTGRSLSRAIVMAQTDLQRRSLLLLLQSRS, from the coding sequence ATGTCACGGGATGCACTGATTGTAGGAATCAATAGTTACCAAGCCTTGCCATCATTGAGTGCGCCAGCGAAAGACGCTGAAGCCGTGGCCAGTTGCTTGCAAATCTACGGAGAGTTTCGAGTCCGGCGACTGCCCGAAGTGATTCACGCGGGTAAGCCCTCGGTGGGTCTCCAGACCGGTGTGACCACCGAGGAGCTAGAAGCGGCCTTGGTACACCTCTTCAAGCCCAACGGTAAAAACATTCCCCACACAGCCGTGTTTTACTACTCGGGCCATGGCTTACAGCGCCATGCTGGGGTGCGGGAGGGCTATTTAGCCACCAGCGATACCAACCCGGCCCAAGGGCGCTACGGCATCTCGCTATTCTGGCTGCGGCGACTGCTGCAAGAGAGTCCGGTACGGCAACGGGTCGTGATTTTAGACTGTTGCCACAGCGGCGAATTTATGAGCTTTCTAGAGGCTGACCCAGGGGCCCAAGATGGCACCGACCGCCTATTTATGGCGGCCTCCCGGGAGTACGAAGCCGCCTACGAAGCCTTAGACAATGCCCACAGTGTCTTCACGGCTGCTTTGGTGGCCGGGCTCAACCCCAACCGCACGGATGGGGGCATTGTCAGCAACTATCATCTGGCTGAGCGGGTTAGTCAGCGGCTCAAAGGCGAACTGCAACAGCCCCTCTTCGAAAGCTCCGGCAGCGAAATCGTCTTGACTCGCGCCTCTGGAGACACCACGATTGTGCAAGGCAAGCCCACCTCGGCCCTAGAAAGACTGCGCCAATTACGGTTTGCCTTCTGTCCCTATCGCGGCATGGAACCCTTTGACGATATCCATGGCGACTATTTCTTCGGCCGGGAAGACTTAACCCAGCAGTTGATCGACAAGGTATACCAACAGCCCTTCTGTGCCGTGGTGGGAGCCTCGGGTAGTGGGAAAACCTCCCTGCTGCGGGCCGGCCTGATCTATCAACTGCGTCAACGCCCCGAGCGGACTGACTGGAAGATTCAATATGTCAGCGTCGATCACGAGCCCCTGCGCTGCCTAGCCGAGGCATTTATCAACCCCATGGCAGATGGGCTGGAGCGGGCAGAGCAACTGCGGCAAGCCGAGCGGTTTCTCTGTAATGGCCAGGATGGACTGACCCAGCTGATACGGGCCTGCTTGGCTGGCTCTCGACGGCCCGATCGACGGATGTTGCTGATTATCGACGACCTGGAGCAAATTTTTCAGGGCCCTGACACCGAAGATATCCGTCATTGTCGGGACTTATTCATCCAACAGTTGGTAAGCGCCAGCCAAGCCAGTGAGGCGCCCCTGCGGATCGTGATTTCCCTGCGTGCCGATGCCCTAGGACATTTCAACGACTACCCAGACTTTAGGCAACTGGTGCGACGCCACACCCTGGCTGTCGCCCCGTTGGACTACGAGCAGATGAAGCTGGCGATCACGAAACCGGCTGAGAAGGTAGGGCTGACCTATGACAAGAATCTGATTTACAGCCTGCTGCTAGATGTCGTAGGGGCACCGGGAGAGCTACCTCTCCTGCAGCAGACCCTACGCAGTCTCTGGAAGGCCCGTCAGATTGATCCCGATGACGAGGCGCCGAGGCTCACCCTAGAAGCCTACGCCGAACTCGGTGGCATTCGCCATGTCTTGACTCACTACGCGACGACTATCTATGAAGACCTGCCGGTCCAGGAACAGCAAGCGGCCCAACGGATCTTTCTGGCCCTGTGTGAACTGGGGGAAGGGGGAGACGATACCCGCCGCCGTGCCCTTACAGAAGAGCTGATCAACGCAGATTTCTCCACCGACTTAATCGGGCGAACGCTGGAAAAGCTGGTAGCGGCCCGACTAGTGGTAGTAAACCATGCCGGTGCTCGGCAGCGCCAGCATCCGTCCCCTGGGGTGCATCTACCGCAAATTGCTTGGCGGAGCCAGAACAATGCTGGCTTGACCTTAGGGCATCTCTGGGCTGACCAGGCCATGGAGACCCCCCTGCAGCTCGATCAAACCTTAGAAATCGTTCACGAGTCGTTGATTCGCCACTGGCCCTTGCTACAGGGCTGGTTGCAGGACAATCGTGACATCTTGCGCCAGAAGCGGCGGCTGGACGCGGCGGCCCAGGAATGGCGCCAGGCGGGGTACACCCACCATCCAGAATATTTACTGACTAGGGCGCGGCTGCAGCAGGCGGAGCAACTGCTCCAGTGCGATCGCACCTGGCTGTCGACCCTAGCCCAAGACTATGTTCGTCACAGCCGTCGCAGCGGCCGTTACCAACGGGTGCGGACGGCCCTGGTGGCGACGATGCTTCCCCTGGCTGTAGTGGGGGGATTATCCCTATCGCTGACCCCCCGAGAAGATGGGGCAACTTCCTGGATCCCAGGGCTGTTTTCCCAGGCAGATACGGCTCTGGCTGCCGAATCCTCAGCCGGTAGCTTGACTGGCCGCAGTTTGAGTCGGGCGATTGTGATGGCCCAGACAGACTTGCAGCGCCGCAGCCTGCTGTTGCTGCTGCAGAGCCGATCATAG
- a CDS encoding IS5 family transposase, translated as MGQQGFWDIEERQQKLEQKKAVLNRLNQLVPWETFRPILMQIREKPRKSQAGRNPTDVLLLFKMLVLQKLYNISDDELEYQVNDRLSFMQFLGLGLEDRVPDATTVWLFREQLQQHGLVEALFEQFGAYLQGAGYAAKDGQIVDATLIPVPKQRNTREENQTLKQGEVPVEWQETPHQLAQKDVDARWTKKNGTSHYGYKNHINSDAGFKLIRRYSVTDASVHDSQVLGELLDADNSGDGLWADSAYLSVLIVEVLKLIGFEPHINERAYRNRPLSEAQKTANRERSKTRARVEHIFGDVVTSMGGKVVRSIGLARAQTQLGLKNLVYNLKRFVCLETQRAASAELAR; from the coding sequence ATGGGACAGCAGGGATTCTGGGATATCGAAGAGCGCCAGCAAAAACTGGAGCAAAAGAAGGCGGTACTGAATCGGTTGAATCAACTGGTGCCGTGGGAGACCTTTCGTCCGATTCTGATGCAGATTCGAGAGAAACCGCGCAAAAGCCAGGCCGGTCGTAACCCCACCGATGTCCTGTTACTCTTCAAGATGCTGGTGCTGCAAAAGCTATACAACATCAGCGATGACGAACTGGAATATCAGGTCAACGACCGACTGTCCTTCATGCAATTTCTCGGTTTGGGGCTTGAGGATAGAGTCCCGGATGCAACGACGGTGTGGCTCTTCCGAGAACAGTTGCAGCAGCACGGCTTGGTGGAGGCGTTGTTCGAGCAGTTTGGAGCCTATCTGCAAGGGGCAGGCTATGCCGCCAAGGATGGGCAAATTGTGGATGCGACCTTGATTCCAGTTCCCAAACAACGCAACACCCGTGAGGAGAACCAAACCCTCAAGCAGGGTGAGGTTCCCGTTGAGTGGCAAGAGACCCCTCATCAGCTCGCGCAAAAAGATGTTGACGCCCGATGGACGAAGAAAAATGGAACGTCCCACTACGGCTACAAAAACCACATCAATAGTGATGCCGGCTTTAAGCTCATTCGCCGTTACAGCGTCACCGATGCGTCGGTCCATGACTCGCAGGTCTTGGGCGAGTTGCTCGATGCGGATAATAGCGGCGATGGACTTTGGGCCGATAGTGCGTATCTCTCCGTGCTGATTGTCGAGGTGCTGAAATTGATAGGGTTTGAGCCGCATATAAATGAACGGGCCTATCGCAATCGCCCCTTAAGCGAGGCCCAGAAAACCGCGAATCGAGAGCGCTCCAAAACCCGTGCCAGAGTGGAGCACATCTTCGGAGATGTCGTCACCAGCATGGGTGGCAAGGTGGTGCGCAGCATCGGGTTAGCCCGTGCCCAGACCCAGCTAGGTCTGAAAAATCTGGTGTATAACCTGAAGCGGTTTGTGTGTCTCGAAACCCAACGTGCTGCATCGGCTGAACTGGCAAGATAA
- a CDS encoding N-acetylmannosamine-6-phosphate 2-epimerase, with translation MAAANDVLAALRRGLIVSCQAPPFSPLHHPEVIAAMAEAAVNQAAAGVRIDSPAHIRAVRARIEAPIIGLWKRTMPGIEVYITPQFHHAIAVAEAGADIIAIDATQRPRHGPDTVSGLIRRIHEELQRPVMADVDTLEAAIAASRAGADLIGTTLSGYTDATRHLTPPNFTLLSHLVEQLSVPILCEGGLASPEMARRAINLGAYAVVVGTAITGIDSLVQRYVARLASP, from the coding sequence ATGGCAGCGGCCAATGATGTCCTAGCAGCCCTACGCAGGGGCTTAATCGTCTCCTGTCAGGCTCCCCCCTTCTCTCCCCTGCATCATCCAGAGGTGATTGCAGCCATGGCTGAGGCAGCAGTGAATCAGGCAGCAGCGGGAGTGCGCATCGACAGCCCTGCCCATATTCGAGCCGTGCGGGCCCGAATCGAGGCCCCGATCATTGGCCTCTGGAAACGCACCATGCCGGGCATAGAGGTTTACATTACGCCCCAATTTCACCATGCTATCGCCGTGGCAGAGGCCGGGGCCGACATCATTGCCATCGATGCCACCCAGCGCCCTCGTCATGGCCCTGACACTGTATCGGGGCTAATTCGTCGTATCCATGAGGAACTACAGCGACCGGTCATGGCCGATGTGGATACGCTAGAAGCTGCGATCGCAGCTTCTAGGGCTGGGGCCGACCTGATTGGCACCACCTTATCTGGCTACACCGACGCCACACGCCATCTGACCCCGCCAAACTTCACCTTGTTAAGTCACCTAGTGGAGCAGCTGTCGGTGCCGATTCTCTGTGAAGGGGGGCTGGCGTCGCCGGAGATGGCCCGGCGTGCCATTAACCTGGGCGCCTACGCCGTCGTTGTGGGCACCGCCATTACTGGCATCGACAGCCTGGTGCAGCGTTATGTGGCTCGCCTTGCCAGCCCCTAG
- a CDS encoding alpha/beta fold hydrolase — protein MGLSEQSDSHAFSLSSEGAPIPDEVSRGQPEKPEHDFWQAIQAVMAAQNQAPPLAPVSRQQRLPLSFSQERLWFLEALRPGAHTITYGFQVRGNFDPHILEHSLAAVINRHEALRTAFRVVDGQPVQAIEAEVAVPLTQLDLRSVPAQDRQHQALQILQNAVNAPFDLTHAPLLRGIVLRLDEHTYILGLGIHHLVFDGHSEGIFWGDLGMAYQAIQTRQPLPWSPLPIQYADFALWQRRWLQDAILVPHLTYWQNQLAKCAPLQLPVDALTSNPVDYRAADQTLVLSSQLSSTISQVAAQLHTTPFTVLLAAFVATVHRYGGQEDVVVCTPVAGRNRPEIQSLVGYFNNIVPLRCDLSNFPSFKQLLICVKEVVLSALEHQDAPFQRLGELSGVTASALSRVLFALLDARQGQLQLPNATVYPLHLPKQTTDFDLSCFWQQRQDTFVARLEYRQSQFHSDTIATLLQTYEHCLDAIAQDLEQPIERLPIPPLASHIQPSTKLAPSALISPQTPLENHLLHLWTAVLNQPTLGVTDNFFDLGGTSLQALQLFSGIEEQFQVRLPLATLLQAPTIQQLARVLQRQDAAISWATLVPLQPHGDPPPFFCVHGLGGNVLYFRQLAQYLGPEYPVYGLQAQGLNGEDLPYDSIEAMAAAYIEVIRAVQPQGPYLLGGHSFGSMVAFEMAQQLWAQGLPVGLVAILDRQGPQSLASGSPSWRDRIAVKLSNLEQMDRHDQIAYLKKELSDKLAHFGGKFWPQHRPQASASPAQLTVNRIRRAHWKAL, from the coding sequence ATGGGGTTATCAGAACAATCCGATTCCCACGCTTTTTCCCTATCCTCAGAGGGCGCTCCAATCCCTGATGAGGTGTCTAGAGGGCAACCGGAAAAACCTGAGCATGACTTCTGGCAAGCGATTCAAGCAGTCATGGCAGCCCAGAATCAGGCGCCCCCCTTAGCTCCAGTCTCTCGCCAGCAGCGATTACCCTTGTCCTTTTCCCAAGAGCGTTTGTGGTTCCTAGAAGCGCTGAGGCCAGGGGCTCACACGATTACCTATGGCTTCCAAGTTCGGGGCAACTTCGACCCCCACATCCTAGAACACAGTTTAGCCGCAGTAATTAACCGCCATGAGGCCCTACGAACGGCCTTTAGGGTGGTTGATGGTCAACCGGTGCAGGCGATTGAAGCCGAGGTGGCAGTCCCATTGACTCAGTTGGACCTACGATCTGTGCCAGCTCAAGACCGTCAGCATCAGGCTCTGCAGATACTTCAGAATGCCGTAAATGCTCCCTTCGACCTGACCCATGCGCCCTTGCTCAGGGGAATTGTGCTCCGGCTGGATGAGCATACTTACATCCTGGGCTTGGGGATTCATCATCTAGTATTTGATGGGCATTCAGAGGGCATTTTCTGGGGGGATTTAGGAATGGCTTATCAGGCTATTCAGACTCGACAGCCGCTTCCCTGGTCACCACTACCGATTCAATATGCTGATTTTGCGCTGTGGCAGCGACGATGGCTCCAAGACGCCATTTTAGTCCCTCACCTGACCTATTGGCAGAACCAGTTGGCCAAGTGTGCTCCCCTGCAGTTGCCGGTAGACGCTCTGACCTCAAATCCGGTTGATTATCGGGCCGCTGACCAAACTCTGGTGCTTTCGTCCCAACTATCTAGCACCATTAGTCAGGTAGCCGCTCAGTTGCACACGACTCCCTTCACGGTTTTACTGGCTGCCTTTGTGGCCACGGTTCATCGCTATGGTGGGCAGGAAGATGTGGTGGTCTGTACCCCGGTTGCAGGCCGTAACCGGCCAGAAATACAATCCCTCGTGGGGTATTTTAACAACATTGTGCCGCTGCGCTGCGACCTCTCCAATTTCCCCAGCTTTAAGCAGTTATTGATATGTGTCAAAGAGGTCGTTCTCTCGGCTCTGGAGCATCAAGATGCCCCCTTTCAGCGATTAGGCGAGTTGTCAGGGGTAACCGCGAGTGCCTTATCACGGGTCTTATTTGCCCTATTAGATGCCCGGCAGGGGCAGTTGCAACTACCAAATGCAACGGTTTATCCTCTGCACTTGCCTAAACAGACCACCGATTTCGACCTATCCTGCTTCTGGCAGCAACGGCAAGACACTTTTGTGGCCCGGTTAGAGTATCGTCAGAGTCAATTTCACTCGGATACCATTGCTACTCTACTGCAAACCTACGAGCATTGCCTGGATGCGATCGCACAGGATCTGGAGCAACCTATTGAGCGCCTTCCCATACCCCCCCTCGCTTCCCACATCCAGCCATCGACAAAACTGGCCCCATCAGCCTTAATTAGTCCGCAGACCCCTCTAGAGAATCACTTATTACATCTCTGGACAGCCGTACTCAACCAGCCAACCCTCGGCGTCACCGACAACTTCTTCGACCTAGGGGGCACCTCCCTACAAGCACTGCAATTATTTAGCGGCATCGAAGAGCAATTCCAGGTGCGCTTACCCCTGGCCACCTTGCTCCAGGCCCCCACAATTCAGCAGTTAGCCCGAGTGCTGCAGCGCCAAGACGCCGCCATTTCCTGGGCCACCCTAGTTCCTCTGCAGCCCCATGGTGACCCCCCTCCCTTTTTCTGTGTCCATGGGCTTGGCGGCAATGTGCTGTACTTTCGTCAGCTAGCCCAATATTTAGGCCCAGAGTATCCAGTCTATGGGCTCCAGGCTCAGGGTCTCAATGGTGAAGATCTCCCCTACGACAGCATCGAAGCCATGGCTGCCGCCTATATCGAGGTGATTCGAGCCGTACAGCCCCAGGGACCCTACCTGTTGGGGGGCCATTCCTTCGGCAGCATGGTGGCCTTCGAAATGGCCCAGCAACTCTGGGCCCAGGGGTTGCCAGTGGGCCTAGTGGCCATTCTGGATCGGCAAGGACCCCAGAGCCTGGCGTCGGGATCTCCCAGCTGGCGCGATCGCATCGCGGTCAAACTCAGCAATCTAGAGCAGATGGATCGCCATGACCAGATCGCCTATTTGAAGAAGGAACTCAGCGATAAGCTGGCCCACTTCGGCGGTAAATTCTGGCCCCAGCATCGTCCCCAAGCCTCCGCCTCCCCTGCACAACTCACCGTCAATCGCATCCGCCGCGCCCATTGGAAAGCACTATAG
- a CDS encoding acyl carrier protein, whose product MTSNTTTQRIHAVIQSILPYAHPENLKEDSNLFEMGLDSINAMTLIFSLQTEFNLQFEATEITLENFKTVGNIMHLLCQKQGVPVDA is encoded by the coding sequence ATGACTTCTAATACAACTACTCAAAGGATCCATGCCGTTATTCAGTCCATCCTGCCCTATGCCCACCCGGAAAATCTCAAGGAAGATAGCAATCTCTTTGAAATGGGGCTGGATTCCATCAACGCTATGACCTTGATTTTCAGCTTGCAGACTGAATTTAATCTGCAGTTTGAGGCCACCGAGATTACTCTGGAGAACTTCAAGACAGTAGGCAATATCATGCACCTACTGTGCCAGAAGCAAGGTGTTCCAGTTGATGCTTAG